Proteins from one Camelina sativa cultivar DH55 chromosome 8, Cs, whole genome shotgun sequence genomic window:
- the LOC104706426 gene encoding uncharacterized protein LOC104706426 — MATLESPLEALAFQYASVGAFAAVNNVWTWIAVVTAAVSFWRIRVTTNGDGDGHACVLLEESRTGPVKETVARVKETVTNTPQSITATVKETVARVKETVAKTEMLTCDDGVTKGKKLKMYYEVDVDSDEGRCIDGDLTAVTGNYGGGLGDCGGEWWGKWEGVVRMRNGDDGWYRYLDLTVINGNVVRLWDDNRTSNGRSCLNLE, encoded by the coding sequence ATGGCGACCTTGGAATCTCCATTAGAGGCCTTGGCGTTTCAATACGCTAGCGTCGGTGCTTTCGCTGCCGTCAACAACGTCTGGACATGGATCGCTGTAGTTACTGCCGCCGTAAGCTTCTGGAGGATCAGAGTCACCACCAACGGAGACGGAGACGGCCATGCATGTGTCTTGTTAGAGGAATCAAGAACCGGTCCGGTTAAAGAAACGGTGGCTCGAGTGAAAGAAACGGTTACGAACACGCCGCAATCAATAACCGCTACGGTTAAAGAAACGGTTGCTCGAGTGAAAGAAACGGTTGCGAAAACGGAGATGTTAACGTGCGATGACGGAGTGACGAAGGGGAAGAAGCTGAAGATGTACTACGAAGTGGACGTTGACAGTGACGAGGGGAGGTGTATCGACGGAGATTTAACGGCCGTTACCGGTAACTACGGAGGAGGTTTGGGTGATTGTGGCGGAGAATGGTGGGGGAAATGGGAAGGAGTGGTGAGGATGAGAAATGGTGATGACGGTTGGTATCGTTACTTGGATCTAACGGTGATTAACGGAAATGTCGTAAGGTTATGGGATGACAACAGAACTAGTAACGGCCGGAGTTGTCTAAATTTAGAGTAG
- the LOC104706428 gene encoding uncharacterized protein LOC104706428 yields MAKGGNKLMKLKSVLKKLNSFNTKPNQPSSAPANHGRSSAVSAFPSEYLQTVYVGRTRRPYHVSSDVVSHPLFQQLAAVDGGCGGSEDGSISVSCEVVLFEHLLWMLENADADESCPESVHELVEFYAC; encoded by the coding sequence ATGGCGAAAGGAGGAAACAAACTGATGAAGCTGAAGTCAGTTTTGAAGAAGCTCAACTCATTCAACACCAAGCCAAACCAGCCATCGTCGGCTCCAGCTAATCACGGCCGATCCTCCGCCGTGAGTGCATTTCCCTCTGAATATCTTCAAACCGTCTACGTCGGTCGAACACGTCGACCATACCATGTGAGCTCTGACGTCGTGAGCCACCCGCTCTTTCAGCAGCTAGCGGCGGTGGATGGTGGCTGTGGCGGCAGCGAGGATGGTTCCATCTCCGTGTCGTGCGAAGTTGTCTTGTTTGAGCATTTGCTTTGGATGCTGGAGAACGCCGACGCAGACGAGTCATGCCCCGAGTCCGTCCACGAGCTCGTCGAGTTCTACGCTTGTTAA
- the LOC104706427 gene encoding auxin-responsive protein SAUR36-like, producing the protein MDENNAAKLTGIRQIVRLKEILQKWQTVTIGPKSDVPPLAAGKQAAEMIVPAINKRLLEVKNADSDEENCQSPEPPHDVPKGYLAVYVGPELRRFIIPTSCLSHSLFKVLLEKAEEEFGFDQSGALTIPCEVETFKYLLKCMENNPNDHHPDDDDNSDEEAVAAKEE; encoded by the exons ATGGATGAAAACAACGCGGCAAAGTTAACCGGAATCAGGCAGATTGTGAGGCTTAAGGAGATATTGCAGAAATGGCAAACCGTAACGATAGGCCCCAAGTCAGATGTTCCTCCATTGGCAGCTGGAAAGCAAGCGGCCGAGATGATTGTACCGGCCATCAACAAGAGGCTATTAGAAGTAAAGAACGCTGACTCGGATGAAGAAAACTGTCAAAGCCCTGAGCCGCCTCATGATGTTCCTAAAGGGTATCTTGCGGTTTATGTTGGACCTGAGCTAAGGAGGTTTATCATACCGACAAGCTGTCTCAGCCACTCCCTCTTCAAGGTGTTGCTTGAGAAAGCAGAGGAAGAGTTTGGTTTTGATCAGAGCGGCGCCCTCACCATCCCTTGCGAGGTCGAGACTTTCAAGTACTTACTTAAATGCATGGAGAACAATCCTAACGATCATCatcctgatgatgatgacaactCCG ATGAGGAGGCAGTAGCAGCAAAGGAAGAGTAA